In a genomic window of Rhopalosiphum maidis isolate BTI-1 chromosome 4, ASM367621v3, whole genome shotgun sequence:
- the LOC113555928 gene encoding myosin-2 essential light chain-like, with the protein MSKPVTYSEDQLAEMEEAFQLFDNRGDNKIHISHIGNALRALGQNPTESDVKKFAQQHKTDERIPFEVFLPIYQAISKNRSSNTADDFNEGLRHFDKEGNGFISSAELRHLLTTLGEKLTDEEVEQLLTGQEDSLGNINYEEFVRSVTSG; encoded by the exons atGAGCAAACCG gTTACTTATTCGGAAGATCAATTAGCag aaatggaAGAAGCATTTCAATTGTTTGATAACAGAGGtgacaataaaatacacatatcaCATATAGGTAATGCTCTTCGAGCTTTAGGTCAAAATCCTACAGAATCAGATGTAAAGAAGTTTGCACAACAGCATAAAACTG aTGAACGCATTccatttgaagtatttttacctatttatcAAGCTATATCTAAAAACCGTTCCTCAAATACAGCTGATGATTTTAATGAAGGTTTACGGCATTTTGACAAAGAAGGAAATGGATTTATATCTTCTGCAGAATTACGCCACTTACTTACAACACTTG GAGAAAAACTTACTGATGAAGAAGttgaacaattattaactGGGCAAGAAGATTCTTtaggtaatataaactatGAGGAATTTGTACGTTCTGTAACATCGGGttga